From a single Helicovermis profundi genomic region:
- a CDS encoding HD-GYP domain-containing protein → MIEGLNIYKKDEYIDNFVQDAAELRLLGKGDGTEIMLQKIKKNETFFINPCDSSDTMEFFYILNGEIDSFDNKYTKLVNGDYFFTHDLKSIVQFKTLTEVTLLYISTKPLFHFLSTIIKELTKLAREVEKKDMYTHSHIKRVEEYAIKIANKLNLPEESIENIAFASLFHDIGKIDTPDEILKKPSALTKEEYDIIKKHPIRGAEIVEKTYYKKVCKIISQHHEKLDGSGYPFALKGEEIMIEARIIAVADAFDAMITDRPYRKGLSYKEAISELKKYSGIHFDANIVIVFINILLNEKIITESDTM, encoded by the coding sequence ATGATAGAAGGATTAAACATATATAAGAAAGATGAATATATTGATAATTTTGTTCAAGATGCCGCAGAATTACGCCTATTGGGTAAAGGTGACGGAACTGAAATTATGCTACAAAAAATTAAGAAGAATGAAACTTTTTTTATTAATCCTTGTGATAGTTCAGATACTATGGAATTTTTTTATATATTAAATGGAGAAATAGATAGTTTTGATAATAAATATACAAAACTAGTTAATGGAGATTACTTTTTTACACATGATTTGAAATCCATTGTTCAGTTTAAAACACTTACTGAAGTAACTTTACTATATATATCAACTAAACCTTTATTTCATTTTTTAAGTACAATAATAAAAGAATTAACTAAATTAGCTAGAGAAGTAGAAAAAAAAGATATGTATACTCATAGTCATATAAAAAGAGTTGAGGAGTATGCGATTAAAATTGCCAATAAGTTAAATTTACCTGAAGAAAGCATAGAAAACATTGCATTTGCTTCTTTATTTCACGATATAGGGAAAATTGATACGCCGGATGAAATACTTAAAAAACCATCAGCTCTGACGAAAGAGGAGTATGATATTATAAAAAAACACCCTATAAGGGGTGCTGAAATTGTTGAAAAAACATATTATAAAAAAGTTTGTAAAATTATTAGTCAGCATCACGAAAAACTTGATGGCAGTGGCTATCCATTTGCTTTAAAAGGTGAAGAAATAATGATTGAAGCAAGAATTATAGCGGTAGCTGATGCTTTTGATGCTATGATTACGGATAGACCATATAGAAAAGGACTTTCATATAAAGAGGCTATAAGTGAATTAAAAAAATATAGTGGTATTCATTTTGATGCAAATATAGTAATTGTATTTATTAATATACTTTTAAATGAAAAAATTATTACTGAGTCAGATACTATGTAA
- a CDS encoding sensor domain-containing diguanylate cyclase gives MKLKNKLLFLLLSFALLSAFIIIFFVHAIIMKDYYKIENKHFESQYLIADKAINQEFNKYNELIADWAYWDDTYNFVKDRSDEYIKSNITNSTFENLNLDYLAIFNNNDNIVVDFYFDKSNNKLVDIPKEILNQFKKVGFGNSLIFLRGKTIAVTKSRILNSEEEGNSNGSFIFANIFDDDEKIKIENSLNMKLKVKENTADTISEKIKRYKHYSVLSIEKKYFNNSNELLFNFTLSNSISSLGARNVLRISLLISSLFMLLFLLVYYGLQKNIVNRINELSQKVTKVAYDNNLSLRLDVIGEDEIEKLKHDINFMLENIENLNKKLNEYATLDTMTGIKNRREGFRILKKLRKDSLKENKLFCVLFIDIDNLKVVNDKLGHKMGDKMIVDLVNMIKNNISENDFVFRLGGDEFLLVLSELDIKKATKIMQNIYRDIDEYNNINHEFVLDISYGLEEVDYSISLEELIENADKKMYINKQSKKLY, from the coding sequence ATGAAATTAAAAAATAAATTACTTTTTCTTTTATTATCATTTGCTCTTTTAAGTGCGTTTATAATTATATTTTTTGTACATGCAATTATTATGAAAGATTATTATAAAATTGAAAATAAGCATTTTGAAAGTCAATATTTAATAGCAGATAAAGCTATAAATCAAGAATTTAATAAATATAATGAATTGATTGCTGATTGGGCGTATTGGGATGATACATATAATTTTGTTAAAGATAGAAGTGATGAATATATTAAGTCTAATATAACTAATTCAACCTTTGAAAATTTGAACCTTGATTATTTAGCTATTTTTAATAATAATGATAATATTGTAGTTGATTTTTACTTTGATAAATCTAATAATAAGTTAGTAGATATACCTAAAGAGATTTTAAATCAATTTAAGAAGGTAGGTTTTGGTAATAGTTTGATATTTTTGAGAGGTAAAACTATAGCTGTAACAAAATCAAGGATATTAAACAGCGAAGAAGAGGGAAATTCAAATGGAAGTTTTATATTTGCAAATATATTTGATGACGATGAAAAAATAAAAATAGAAAATAGTCTTAATATGAAACTTAAAGTAAAAGAAAATACTGCTGATACTATATCTGAAAAAATTAAAAGATATAAGCATTACTCGGTTTTATCAATTGAAAAAAAATATTTTAATAATTCAAATGAACTGCTATTTAATTTTACCTTATCAAATTCAATTTCAAGTCTTGGAGCGAGAAATGTTTTGAGAATTTCGCTTTTAATAAGTAGTTTATTTATGTTGTTATTTTTACTAGTTTATTATGGTTTGCAAAAAAATATTGTAAATAGAATAAATGAGTTAAGTCAAAAAGTAACTAAAGTTGCTTATGACAATAATTTATCTCTTAGATTAGATGTTATAGGTGAAGATGAAATAGAAAAACTTAAACATGATATTAATTTTATGCTAGAAAATATTGAAAATCTTAATAAAAAATTAAACGAATATGCAACACTAGATACTATGACCGGTATAAAAAATAGGCGAGAAGGTTTTAGGATACTTAAAAAGCTACGAAAAGATTCATTAAAAGAAAATAAATTATTTTGTGTTTTGTTTATTGATATAGATAATTTAAAAGTTGTAAACGATAAATTAGGACATAAAATGGGCGATAAAATGATTGTAGATTTAGTCAATATGATTAAAAATAATATTAGTGAAAATGATTTTGTATTTAGACTTGGTGGAGATGAGTTTTTATTAGTACTATCAGAACTTGATATAAAAAAAGCTACTAAGATAATGCAAAATATTTATAGGGATATTGATGAGTATAATAATATTAATCATGAGTTTGTATTAGATATTAGCTATGGTTTAGAAGAAGTTGATTATAGTATTTCATTAGAAGAACTAATTGAAAATGCAGATAAAAAAATGTACATTAATAAACAAAGTAAAAAGTTATATTAA